A single genomic interval of Novosphingobium ginsenosidimutans harbors:
- a CDS encoding DNA adenine methylase — protein sequence MATVQANLFDLEVEENDEYLRSQLITYIGNKRSLLPFIETGINYAKKKLGKEKIDFLDLFSGSGIVARLARRHAHTVRCNDLELYSHIVNSCYQANREEVDEVALHNEISRVQAHIKENFAPGFIAELYAPEEDDSIKPGERVFYTRRNAVFLDTFCRAIEDTPVGLKPFIVAPILSQASVHANTSGVFKGFYKNSKGVGQFGGTGRNALSRIMREIEVRPPVFSNFNCNAVLYNEDANQLVRDLECVDVAYFDPPYNQHPYGSNYFMLNLICDYQKPQEISKVSGIPTGWNRSRYNKRQHAEEALFDAVESVNAKFVLISYNSEGFVSHESFLSELVKIGDVSVMDTKYNTFRGCRNLSGRDIHVTEFLYLVDKR from the coding sequence ATGGCCACCGTTCAGGCTAATCTATTTGATTTAGAAGTCGAAGAAAACGATGAATATCTGCGTTCGCAGCTGATCACTTACATAGGTAACAAGAGGTCTCTGTTGCCGTTTATCGAAACCGGAATAAATTATGCTAAGAAAAAGCTGGGAAAGGAGAAGATTGATTTTCTCGATCTTTTTTCCGGATCTGGCATAGTAGCTAGGCTTGCTAGGCGGCACGCCCATACGGTGCGATGTAACGACTTAGAGTTGTACAGCCACATTGTTAACAGCTGTTATCAGGCTAATCGGGAAGAAGTTGACGAGGTTGCGCTTCACAACGAAATCTCCCGGGTCCAAGCTCATATAAAGGAAAACTTTGCTCCTGGGTTCATCGCGGAACTCTACGCCCCTGAGGAGGACGACTCCATCAAGCCAGGTGAACGGGTCTTCTATACGAGGCGCAACGCCGTGTTTCTCGACACCTTCTGTCGGGCGATTGAGGACACCCCTGTGGGGCTCAAGCCTTTCATTGTTGCGCCTATTCTCTCGCAAGCCTCCGTGCATGCAAACACCTCTGGTGTCTTCAAGGGCTTTTATAAGAACTCGAAGGGGGTGGGGCAGTTCGGCGGGACCGGTCGAAACGCACTCAGCAGGATCATGCGCGAGATCGAAGTCCGTCCTCCAGTGTTTAGTAACTTCAACTGCAACGCTGTGCTCTATAACGAAGACGCCAATCAGCTAGTGCGCGATCTTGAGTGTGTGGACGTCGCCTATTTTGACCCACCTTACAATCAGCACCCGTACGGCTCGAACTACTTCATGCTCAATCTAATTTGTGACTACCAGAAGCCACAAGAAATAAGCAAAGTGTCCGGTATTCCGACGGGATGGAATAGGTCTAGATATAACAAGCGACAGCATGCTGAAGAAGCGCTATTCGACGCCGTTGAGAGCGTAAATGCAAAGTTTGTCCTCATATCTTACAATTCAGAAGGATTCGTATCGCACGAAAGTTTTCTTTCTGAACTTGTGAAGATCGGTGACGTCAGCGTGATGGATACAAAATATAACACCTTTCGAGGTTGTCGGAACCTGTCGGGGCGAGACATCCATGTCACTGAGTTCTTGTATCTTGTCGACAAGAGGTAG
- a CDS encoding EcoRI family type II restriction endonuclease gives MARKADLRLQRADTVINTRSKRQEKALDRAMRRVEAELSKKFPGIQLHHETEWKLKDVVERLRQSFPDVDFHYFFSTSAMRPDGGILSIVSKEGHRYPILIAEKKNQGTNDLRALEGKNKQARGNAIERLGKNVIGFRTAMNTEAIFPFVCFGDGCDFDDDSSILDRVVTIAQFGKLNVEHLHKQGSANEFERGTFYFRVAEWTEDEMAILSLQLAEKSVFYYYSKHGQNAFV, from the coding sequence ATGGCGAGGAAGGCAGATCTTAGGCTTCAGCGAGCCGACACGGTCATAAACACGCGCTCAAAGCGCCAGGAGAAAGCTTTGGATCGCGCGATGCGGCGCGTGGAAGCGGAGCTCTCGAAAAAGTTTCCAGGGATTCAGCTCCATCATGAGACGGAATGGAAGCTAAAGGACGTCGTTGAGCGCCTGCGTCAAAGCTTCCCTGACGTCGACTTCCACTACTTCTTCTCGACGTCAGCAATGAGGCCCGACGGAGGGATACTCTCGATTGTGAGCAAGGAGGGTCACCGGTACCCAATCCTAATTGCAGAGAAAAAGAATCAAGGTACGAATGATCTTCGTGCGCTTGAGGGAAAAAATAAGCAAGCGCGCGGCAATGCGATTGAGAGGCTCGGCAAGAACGTCATCGGTTTTCGAACCGCTATGAACACCGAGGCGATATTTCCATTTGTTTGCTTTGGAGACGGTTGTGATTTCGACGATGACTCATCAATTCTAGACCGTGTTGTTACCATAGCCCAGTTCGGAAAGCTCAACGTAGAACACCTGCATAAGCAAGGCTCTGCGAATGAGTTTGAGAGAGGCACTTTTTATTTCAGAGTGGCGGAATGGACTGAGGATGAGATGGCAATCCTTTCGTTGCAGTTGGCCGAAAAGAGTGTATTTTATTATTACTCTAAGCACGGACAAAATGCATTCGTGTAA
- a CDS encoding DNA-methyltransferase, whose protein sequence is MNALKKRGRSHRSASFSFGKPLQTTHAVFAADCVDLLRRLPNESVQLIVCDPPYNIAAADWDSYPDYVSWAIDWLVESKRVLATSGSLVVFGGIQYQGEAGSGDLLSLLHEIRSRRLFNLVNLIIWNYPNGMGAQRFFANRHEEVAWFAKSSEYFFDLDAVREPFDAATKQAYLKDKRLRPESIEKGKNPTNVWRMNRLNGNSKERVGHPTQKPREIVAKLVKALSFDGSLVLDFFAGSGVTSRVCVELGRHSISTDIDPEVTSFFSKQMTDYTYPDGTCDFKVLGEHDFQHHPVFTSGSQPSGAT, encoded by the coding sequence ATGAATGCGCTCAAGAAGAGAGGGCGTTCTCACCGCTCAGCTTCTTTTTCCTTTGGCAAGCCGTTGCAAACTACTCATGCGGTATTCGCGGCTGATTGCGTTGATCTGTTAAGACGGCTTCCTAACGAGTCAGTTCAACTTATAGTTTGCGATCCCCCCTATAACATCGCAGCTGCGGACTGGGATAGCTATCCAGACTATGTTTCATGGGCAATTGACTGGCTCGTTGAGTCCAAGCGTGTGCTCGCAACTTCTGGGAGTTTAGTTGTTTTTGGCGGTATCCAATACCAAGGCGAAGCAGGTTCTGGCGATCTATTGTCGTTGCTTCACGAGATCCGGTCACGAAGATTATTCAATCTCGTTAATCTCATTATCTGGAACTATCCAAATGGTATGGGGGCTCAGCGGTTCTTCGCTAACCGTCATGAAGAGGTTGCCTGGTTTGCCAAGAGTTCCGAGTATTTTTTTGATCTTGATGCTGTTCGTGAGCCCTTTGATGCAGCTACAAAGCAGGCCTACCTAAAGGATAAGAGGTTGAGGCCCGAAAGTATCGAAAAGGGGAAAAATCCTACGAACGTATGGAGAATGAATCGCCTGAATGGTAACTCAAAGGAGCGCGTCGGGCACCCTACGCAGAAGCCAAGAGAGATAGTTGCCAAACTCGTAAAGGCGTTGTCGTTCGACGGGAGTTTGGTCCTAGATTTTTTTGCAGGTAGCGGCGTTACAAGTCGAGTTTGCGTAGAGCTTGGGCGACATAGCATATCAACAGACATTGATCCTGAAGTGACGAGTTTCTTTTCGAAGCAGATGACTGATTACACTTATCCTGACGGCACTTGTGATTTTAAAGTTCTGGGAGAGCATGATTTCCAACATCATCCAGTTTTCACTTCAGGCAGTCAGCCTAGTGGTGCAACTTAA
- a CDS encoding DNA-directed RNA polymerase yields MVVGGELLASQQQLEDESRALGIARYRQQRTKWAGVLGEGVDEADLPPGRRLLRLALQPTIIAISGFFEAARKGASGRKHSAIQLLQGAEPEPLAILTLRTAIQGGVQRLVWQKAAVSVATAVMGHMEAEAFRKANEGGAAGLQRGLRRAQVVSQRRLRLTREIYRREGAALDWSQRDRVLVGSKLLELAIEATGLFEMVRVDERFGKKLRTHYRLELTDKAGEWLEQQHARCELLDPVPMPMVVPPCPWTTPFDGGYLDSPPGNAIVRHHTRPYLDELENIEMPRVYSAINTIQSTAWKINRPILTTMRALWEGGGTLGGLPPRDDDPLPARPDRFDEDESARQEWKQRAAKVHAVNARRKGKRLALMQKLWVAEKLADFPAIYFPHSMDWRGRVYPIPAGGPSPQGDDVAKALLTFAAEEPLGGNGAYWLAIHLANLFGIDRVSFADRIRWVEQHEAAILDSAADPLDGQRFWTTADKPWQALAACLEWAGYRREGEAFRSHLPIALDGSNSGLQHFTALLRDPHAAPCVNLVDQERPGDLYSIVAARVQELVNASDDPAALPWKGDRVTRRIVKRPCMTYAYSATRYSMAKQVEEVLEELDEEAVQGGRAPYVGHFDNEQAAFWLAGILYVQVGKEVPAARRAMDWLRKVIALVNKVDLPLWWTTPVGLPVLQRYPRVKSRSVEVTIRGKIHQMLVAGEYGSANPADFFADSNGPWNDARQALSGIAPNFIHSLDAAHLMMVANDCAEQGIGSLAVIHDSFGTHAGKTDKLVTILRDSFVDLYEGDPLAAFRAAVLEQLQIDPEMAELVPPLPEKGDLDLTQIKQATYMFA; encoded by the coding sequence ATGGTGGTTGGCGGCGAGCTGCTTGCATCGCAACAGCAACTTGAGGATGAGTCACGCGCGCTCGGCATCGCCAGATACCGACAGCAGCGAACCAAGTGGGCAGGCGTTCTCGGTGAAGGCGTCGATGAGGCGGACCTTCCGCCTGGACGGCGGCTTTTGCGGCTGGCCCTGCAGCCCACCATCATCGCCATCTCTGGGTTCTTCGAGGCCGCCAGAAAGGGCGCTTCAGGGCGCAAGCACAGCGCAATTCAGTTGTTGCAAGGTGCGGAGCCGGAGCCCTTGGCAATCCTTACCCTGCGGACCGCCATCCAAGGTGGGGTGCAACGACTCGTGTGGCAGAAGGCCGCCGTGAGCGTTGCCACAGCGGTCATGGGCCATATGGAGGCGGAAGCCTTTCGCAAGGCTAACGAAGGGGGGGCTGCGGGTCTCCAGAGGGGCTTGCGAAGGGCACAAGTTGTGAGCCAACGTAGACTGCGTTTGACCCGGGAGATTTACCGGCGGGAAGGCGCGGCGCTCGACTGGTCACAGCGCGACCGAGTGCTTGTCGGGTCCAAGCTACTCGAACTGGCCATCGAAGCGACTGGGCTGTTCGAAATGGTGCGCGTCGATGAGAGGTTTGGAAAGAAGCTTCGGACGCACTACCGGCTCGAGTTGACCGACAAAGCGGGTGAATGGCTTGAGCAGCAACATGCCCGCTGTGAGCTCCTTGATCCGGTTCCAATGCCCATGGTGGTCCCGCCATGTCCCTGGACTACTCCCTTCGATGGTGGCTATCTCGACTCACCCCCAGGGAATGCGATCGTCCGTCACCATACCCGACCTTACCTCGACGAACTCGAGAACATCGAGATGCCGCGCGTCTACAGCGCCATCAACACGATCCAGTCGACAGCCTGGAAAATCAATCGCCCAATCCTGACGACGATGCGGGCCCTTTGGGAAGGCGGCGGAACTCTTGGCGGCCTACCCCCTCGCGATGACGACCCGCTTCCGGCTAGGCCCGATCGATTTGATGAGGACGAGAGCGCCCGCCAGGAATGGAAGCAACGGGCGGCCAAGGTTCACGCAGTAAACGCACGCCGTAAGGGCAAGCGGCTCGCATTGATGCAAAAGCTCTGGGTGGCAGAAAAGCTGGCAGACTTCCCGGCGATTTATTTCCCGCACAGCATGGACTGGCGCGGACGAGTCTATCCAATCCCCGCAGGCGGACCCTCGCCTCAAGGCGACGACGTCGCTAAGGCTCTACTTACATTCGCCGCCGAGGAACCGCTGGGCGGTAATGGGGCGTACTGGCTCGCCATCCACCTGGCGAACCTGTTCGGGATCGATAGGGTAAGCTTCGCGGATCGCATCCGTTGGGTAGAACAGCACGAGGCCGCAATCCTGGATAGCGCTGCCGATCCGCTTGACGGGCAGCGCTTCTGGACGACGGCGGACAAGCCTTGGCAAGCCCTGGCCGCTTGCCTTGAGTGGGCTGGGTATCGTCGGGAAGGCGAAGCCTTCCGGTCTCATCTACCCATCGCGCTCGACGGTTCGAACTCTGGCTTGCAGCACTTCACTGCTCTCCTCCGGGATCCCCACGCTGCCCCCTGTGTAAACCTAGTCGACCAAGAGCGCCCCGGCGACCTGTACTCGATTGTCGCTGCCAGGGTGCAAGAGTTGGTCAACGCTTCAGATGATCCAGCTGCCCTGCCCTGGAAGGGTGACCGGGTGACCCGGAGGATCGTCAAGCGGCCTTGCATGACCTACGCCTATTCCGCGACCCGCTACAGCATGGCGAAGCAGGTCGAGGAGGTACTCGAGGAGCTCGATGAAGAGGCCGTTCAGGGCGGACGAGCCCCTTACGTCGGGCACTTTGATAATGAGCAGGCTGCCTTTTGGCTCGCTGGCATCCTCTACGTGCAAGTCGGAAAGGAAGTTCCTGCAGCGAGGCGCGCTATGGATTGGCTCCGCAAGGTCATCGCCCTGGTCAACAAGGTTGATCTGCCGCTCTGGTGGACGACCCCTGTGGGCCTCCCGGTCCTCCAGCGGTACCCGAGGGTTAAGTCTAGGTCCGTAGAGGTCACCATTAGAGGCAAGATCCATCAAATGCTTGTCGCAGGAGAGTATGGTAGTGCGAACCCCGCAGACTTCTTCGCCGACAGTAATGGACCTTGGAATGACGCGCGACAGGCGCTCTCGGGCATCGCTCCGAACTTTATCCATTCACTTGATGCCGCCCACTTGATGATGGTCGCCAATGACTGCGCAGAGCAGGGGATTGGTAGCCTCGCAGTTATCCACGACAGCTTCGGCACTCACGCCGGGAAGACCGACAAGCTGGTGACGATCCTTCGGGACTCCTTTGTCGACCTGTATGAAGGTGACCCACTGGCTGCATTCCGCGCTGCCGTACTGGAACAGCTGCAAATCGATCCCGAGATGGCGGAGCTGGTCCCGCCA